A segment of the Aromatoleum aromaticum EbN1 genome:
CCATGCAGGCGCCAAGACTGGCGTGCTCCGAAACGGTGGTTTTGAACGCATTCAGCATGGAGGCCGGGCCGGACAGCCGGTGTTCAATATCGCCGTTGGCCTGGAACTGATGGCGGGCGCGGAAAATGACGCGCAAGCCATGATCCCACCCCATGCGTTCGAGCACGAACAAGGCACTGGCGTGTGTCAGACCCGCAATGGCCACCGGCTCGCGCTGCCACTGCTCGGCCAAGTGATGCACCCAGAGTTCGGTAATGTCGCCGTCGATGTCATGGGTCGAGTAGCCTTGCTCCTCGGTCGCAGCGCCAAAAGCTGCGCTGGCGGGAAAACCGTTGTCGTATATGGCAGAAAATAGGGATAAAGGGGCCTTGTACTGGCTAAGGGTCGCAGGGGCAGCGAAGCCTGGGATCGAAGTCCCGGCAAGCGCTAAACCTCCCATTGCCACTGACCCTTGCAGGAAAGCTCTTCTTGAAATCACCGTGAGTCTCCAGGAGGTTGTTGGGCGAACAGTGTTATTTAAGACTTAAGACGCTGCATACTGAGCAGGCGGTGTCCGGGCTCCAGTTGCAGAGCCTGGTGTGCCTTTCGAAAACCTGGGGTTGCGGTCAAAATTCAAGGCTTATTTTCCCGAAATGCCCTCCCGCCTTCTGTAACCGGAAGGCGTCGGCAATGGTTTCGAGCGTGAAGGATCGGTCTATGACCGGAAAGATCCCGGTCGCTTCGATGGCACGGACCAGTTCGTTCTGCTGACGACGATTCCCGACGATCAGTCCTTGCAGGCGTTGCTGGCGCTTCATGAGCGCCGCAGTGGGCACCACCCCTGCTCCTCCCGTCAGCACGCCGATCAATGCGATGTGGCCGCCTATCCGGCAGGCCTGGATCGATTGAGCCAGGGTGCCGGGGCCTCCGACTTCGATAACGTGATCGACGCCGCAGCCGCCGGTGAAATCGAGCACGCGCGAAGCCCATTGAGCTTGGCTGCAGTAGTTGATGGTGTGGCTGGCGCCGAGCGCTCTGGCATGCTCGAGTTTCTCGTCCGAAGATGAGGTGGCGATCACGGTTGCTCCCATTGCCTTGGCAAACTGGAGTGCAAAGATCGATACGCCACCCGTGCCCAGCACAAGTACGCTGTCCCCGGCTTTCAAGCCGCCGTTGTAGATCAGCGCGCGCCACGCGGTGAGCCCCGCGGTCGTCAGAGTGGCGGCCTGGGCGTGGCTGTAGCCCCGCGGGCTGTGAGTGAAGGCCGTCGCCGGTCGAACAACAAGTTCGCAGGCGTAGCCATCGACTCCGTCGCCCGGGGTGGTGGAGAAATCGGCGATCGGGGCTTCGCCATCGAGCCAGTGCGGAAAGAAAGTCGAAACGACCGCGTCGCCGACGGCGAACTCATCGACCCCCTCGCCGATCGCTTCGACGACTCCGGCGCCATCGGACATCGGAATGCGGTTA
Coding sequences within it:
- a CDS encoding twin-arginine translocation signal domain-containing protein, which encodes MISRRAFLQGSVAMGGLALAGTSIPGFAAPATLSQYKAPLSLFSAIYDNGFPASAAFGAATEEQGYSTHDIDGDITELWVHHLAEQWQREPVAIAGLTHASALFVLERMGWDHGLRVIFRARHQFQANGDIEHRLSGPASMLNAFKTTVSEHASLGACMAGVLSHCHGPEQVLATLSLMARSGLEPNARRDDVPLVSWVIAPRSSSLPACNGFDTVERIV
- a CDS encoding zinc-dependent alcohol dehydrogenase family protein is translated as MKAITLRSPGGLDRLELVELPDPGQPGPGEIRVRIHASSLNFHDLGVVSGAMPVADNRIPMSDGAGVVEAIGEGVDEFAVGDAVVSTFFPHWLDGEAPIADFSTTPGDGVDGYACELVVRPATAFTHSPRGYSHAQAATLTTAGLTAWRALIYNGGLKAGDSVLVLGTGGVSIFALQFAKAMGATVIATSSSDEKLEHARALGASHTINYCSQAQWASRVLDFTGGCGVDHVIEVGGPGTLAQSIQACRIGGHIALIGVLTGGAGVVPTAALMKRQQRLQGLIVGNRRQQNELVRAIEATGIFPVIDRSFTLETIADAFRLQKAGGHFGKISLEF